The nucleotide sequence ACCACTGTTTTGGCAGATTTGGTTCTCAGGGGAACAGCCCCTGGGAAGTGGGGATACACATCCATGATGGTAAGGATATACTGGTAGCCTCCTTTTGTTTTGGCAGGGGCTCCACACAGTCCACTAACACCATGCTGAACGGTTCCCCAAAAGCCGGCTTGAGAGTCATAGATACAGGGTGGGGTTTTCCCACAACCTGGAAGGTGTGGCAGACTCTGCAAAACCTTACAACATCCCTGTGGGAGGTGCAgccagtaaaaatgctggctgatgcGGACTTGGGTTTTGCCTAGCCATCGGAATTTTTGTGAGCTAGCCGTAATATTTCCCTATggtacctcagcagcatcactacctGGTGGATCACTGTTCACTCCTTGTTTGCAGGTCTGTGAGggagtctccatttcctcattagcaCCACATTTTTAATGTAGTAGCATTCAGGGGCTGCTTCTGCCTCAACTTCAGGGCGGGCAGTCTGAGCTAATGTTTTTAACAGTGGGTCAGCTTGCTGGGCCGCTACCAAGTAAGACTATTTGTTACCTTCTTAGGGTCTTCTAGACTCCCAAAAAAGATTTCAGATAACCAGACCATAGAGCCCTCTGTCTGCAGTGCCACTTCAGCCTCCATTGACGGAGCTTCTCTAACCATAGGCCGCGATaccacacagtcagggaaaatgcCAGACAATTTCTCCTGCAACTGTTCTGTCTCCCTGACCTCAGTTGGCTTCTCTGAGGCGACTGGGGATGCTTTTACCTTTTATCccagcaggttattgccaaggaGCAGGTTGACCCCGTCAACAGGCAAACTGGGGACGATTCTCTTAGTCCCCGGTCCTGACACAAAGTCATACTCCAAATGCACTTGGTGTAAGAGGATGGGCATGTACCCTCCTTCAATCACCTTTACCAACACCTTGGCAAATACTGCACCCTCTGGTGGAaaggtcatgccttttcccagcagtAAAATTTTGCTGGCCCCCGTATCCCTCATTATCCCTATAGGCTTACTCGCCTCACTCTGGGGAAATGTGGTCACCCTTCCTTCAGATTTAAAATCCTTGTAAATTCCAGGGATTTGATTAACCTCGCCCCCATACTCTCAGGAGTGCACCTACAAAGACTTGCAGCTGCAGTCAGAGCCATAGCCTGGTCTGCTATACTTTTTGACTAACTCTTATTCTCTGCCCAGGGTGTATGTGCATCAATAAGtcccactggtttttcctgtaaCCTCCAGCAGTCAGCAGTTAAAACACACAGGCTTCTTGGCTTCACTTTTCATCTCAGCACCACCCTTCCTGTCCTGAGGAGGGCCCCCCCTATTTCCTTCTCTCCCGTGGCtgctcagtttcctatcactctctccagtTCTATCCGTTCCAGTTGGTTGGGAATGACTAGGGGAGGGTCTGTTATGGGACAAGGGTttgtggatcagctcataatgaTCAGCCAGTGTGGCTATCTGCCTGGCCCCTGTTACCCACTTTTCCTCCAGATGTGTTCTTATTGGGAAGGCTGTGGAGTTTTTAAACACCTCAGGGAGAATTATTTCACTGAGATTTTCACGTGGCTTCTGTTTTAAGTGTCTGCACCCACTGGTCAAAAGCAAGTTGATTAAGCCTTTTAAATTCCAGGTATATCTGGTCAGGCCGTTTCCTGAGGGTACAGAATTTCTGACAGTACGCCTTTGGCACTAATTGATATGCACTTAAAATATCCCTATTTGCTGCTTCATAGTCAGTGGCACTTTCCTCAGGCAAGATGGAGTAAACCTCATGAGCTTTTCCTTAAAGCTTACTCTGCAGTAGTCGGGACCAATGTTGGACTGGCCactttaactgctgtgctaaccGCTCATAAGAGATAAAGAAGACTTCTGCTTTTGCTTCACCAAATTTAGGGATTAAATGAGCAAACCGGATTGCCTCAGCCCTTAAGGCTGAGCTAATGTTGTCTTCAAGGGTGCTGTAGGATTCCTGACCCTCAGCTTGAGCTGTTTTAGTTTAaggtccctttctctctctctgtcccaaaattctgtctcttctctctgtgccctttcctggttttcctctttctctctttccatttctctttcctgAAATCCAAATTTCTGCTGCTCCAATTTCAATCTCTCTACCGCTACTCCATCTGTTTCATTGTCCTCAATTTCCACCTGTAGATCATTGCCACCCTTTTAAAAGTTTTCTGGCTAAATTCTAAACCTAAGTGCCTCGCTAGCTCTTTTAATTGTTCGAAGGACAGAACTGCTAAGTTTTCATAAGTAACATCCCTTCCGTCTGTAAAAACACTGGCATCAGATGGGGACATTTTTTACATTTTAGTAGTGCCGACTCAAGAAaacttttttgtgtttttttttattggtttcagaggaacaatttactttccccactctAATTCTTTTGTTTTGTCTGTGGGAACTATTCCAGCATCAAGCCCCCAATTTGTTACAACTGGTCTCCAAGCGaggtccccaatttgttaacttcccgaatgggaccccaattttgttatgctcccaggtgaggaggaatgagctggctcccctttttTACTGAACCCCTCAGTTGGATGCAAGAAGGTTAATTTGAAAGGGATCCATTCTCCCACGGATAACTTTTCCCAGTCCaatgtgtttcttttttcagaaggggccaatttaaccaggctttcttgagtcaaagaaagagtaagtttattagttacaaaaaacttgagaaaaataataaaaacgcaacacatatacacacagatcagaaataaaaagttaaaactccaaataaaagttttaaaagatataagaatcagtctttggcttgtccgtgaacTGTTGATGGCTAAACATtgcggctgttaagttgggtgattctggtaaaCCTGACTTTGGAAGTTTCACAAggggtttggagacacttggttcttcaggttagctgaagaagctgtcctatttcctttttgattgtggcttccagcaacagagaaagagagagagcaactttGTCTGCAActggtatggggaaaaggcagggcaatggcactaggtcacaatgctcatttcgagagccagtgcagacatgatgggctgaatggccttccatGTCATTAaagttctatgattctgtggacTGCAGGGATGCATAGATGTTCTTCTTCTTGCTGTCACATATGCAGCACACCTGCATACTAGCATacactgcactgctctgcagctagctttttaacccattttccccTGTTTATTCCTGTAAGGGAAAAAAAACCATGTCTTGcacccagagtctgttttctttgatctttgaccattttacacattctgagatatgaatcaCCAGGATTTTAAATGGCTcttgagatgtggtaatcagtatTTTGTCTCTGCAACTACAGGAGATTAAAGTCTGCATCTTTCCTAtctaagtgtctctgcttgaggCAGGCCGTCATACCTTTTCTGGTGCGACATtctctgttctctcaggacaggtctgtcaacataatccacataggaattttttaAGAAAGTGGTCACTTAACATTATCAACCATTTTTTGCTccgtgtccttgcttgtatttctttaaaaacgcACACGTCTTTCttgaaaagttcaatatgcccgtaagtaatttgtggctgcAACCCACTTTTCATGACACTGTCAATCACTCACTGAGGGCGTGGCTATCTCTGTACCTATCAATCCATGTTTGTTTGCGGGACTATCTCACCACCTGTCAATCATTGCATGTGGGCGGGGCGATTTCGCTCCCTGTCAATCAATGCCTGTGGGTGGGGCTATCCTGGCGCGCACGGAGCGCCAGCAGTGGGGAGGCGGGCTCGGCTTTTAATCTCCATTAAACCCGCAGTTTCAGTCTCAGCCCCGATTTGAGCGCTTGTTCCTCTCGCCGGCTGTGGGCCACGGCTCCTTAATCCTCCCCGGAGATGAGAGGTGCCTGTGCCCAGCTCTGCCATCCTGCCGGAGGCCTTTAATGAGTGTCCCGATGTGCATGGCCGCCCTCCCCTGCCGCCGGCCTCCCCGCTTCCCTCTGCCAGTGTCGGATGTGCGCGCTCTCTGCGCCCGCCCAGCCGCTGCTCGACACCACAAGCGGCTGCCCGCTCCCTGCGTCAGCGCGTCCCGCTCGGAGCCGCAGCGCAGCACCGTCTGAGGGAGGTTAGGCCAGGACAGGCGGCAGCGGAGCCCCGACACCAGCTTCGCCTCCCATCCACCCCGCAGCCGCCATGGAGCTGCTGTGCTGTGAGCTGGAGACCGTGAGGAGGGCGCTGCCCGACCCCAGGCTGCTGCACGATGAGCGGGTGCTGCACAATTTGCTGGCGCTGGAGGAGCGCTGCCTGCCGGCCTGCTCCTACTTCAAGTGCGTCCAGCAGGACATCCAGCCCTTCATGCGGAGGATGGTGGCCACCTGGATGCTGGAGGTTCGTATTCAGAGGCAGCTGCCCGGGTACCCGAGAcacccgctccctccccctcaaaccaaccccccccccccccccgggtacccgagacaccccctccccctcaaaccACCTCCTCTCACCTCCCCCCCGGGTACCCGAGACACCTCCCCCCCGGGTACCCGAGACACCTCCCCCCCGGGTACCCGAGACACCTCCCCCCCGGGTACCCGAGACACCTCCCCCCCGGGTACCCgagacaccccctccctccccctgaaaCCACCTCCTCTCACCTCCCCCCCGGGTACCCGAGACACCTCCCCCCCGGGTACCCGAGACACCTCCCCCCCGGGTACCCGAGACACCTCCCCCCCGGGTACCCGAGACACCTCCCCCCCGGGTACCCgagacaccccctccctccccctgaaaCCACCAcctctcaccgccccccccccccccccccccgggtacCCGAGACACCCCCTCtcgccctccccttccccctcaccccgccctcccctcataccaccacctcctctccccccccccccccccggtacccgagacaccccgcaccccccaccccccggtacCCCAGTCTctcttccctcctctcctctgTGGGTCTGGACTAGGGTTTGGGTGTCTGCAGTGAGGGGATCGCAGTTCCCAGCTCCAGTCCGCGCGGCATCATGGAGCCAGACGGCGGCGGCAATTACTGGAGTCGTTCGGTGCTGTCTGGAGCCGGGGCTTTCGTGGGTCGCAGACTTCAATGTTGTCTGTCGcgtaggtgggggggtggtggggggagagagtcagcTGAGAGTTTCCGGGCggctgtaggagagagattggggaggaTGGGAGATGGTGTCAGTCAGACTGGTTGGACAGGGCAGTTAGTTGTCAGAGTTGGAGGTGGGTGGATTGTAAGTAAGATTGGGGGGGTGAGAGTCTGACATTGCGTTGGGTGTTGTGTCAGACTGTgggcatatttttttaaaagtattgtTTGAAAAGTGATAGTCAAGACTGCAGCCAATTGTCTCTAAGCCTTTTGGTGCTGCGATTGTGACTTTAGTTCATTTCTTGCTGACTGAACCAGAGGCATGTGACAGATCAGGGCTGGTGCCAGGACCTCACTCTCCACTAACAGTACTTTCCATGACCTTGTTAGTCCTCATTTTTAGCCATTTTTCCTCCTAGGTCTGCGAGGAGCAGAAGTGTGAGGAGGAGGTCTTTCCTTTGGCAATGAATTACCTGGACAGATTCTTATCGATTGTTCCAACTACCAAATGCCACCTGCAGCTGCTCGGAGCGGTCTGTATGTTCCTTGCATCAAAGTTCAAAGAGACTATTCCTCTAACAGCAGAAAAGCTTTGCATTTACACTGACAACTCTATCAGACCACGTGAGCTTCTGGTAATTTCACAATCTGCAGTTGTCTATGCAAAATTCCAATGTTGTAAATTAGCACATAGGGCCTATCTATACTTGGCCTTTTATCAAAATAAACTTCCAACAGAAGTGTAAAATGACTTTTCAGGTTTGCACTTTCTAGGAAACCTTTGTGTTCAGCTGGAAAGACTCATTCAGATCTTAAACTACACCCATAATCGCGATGATTCAAATATTTTATTTACAATACAACAATGTTATAGAGGATGTTTATGAAATAAATAGCACTTCTGTTCCTTGACATTTGCTTCAGTTACTGCTTTCTTCAGTTATAAATGTGGGCAAACCTCTTACTAAATTGCCCATAATCTGGATGCATGAGCTGAGAAAGCCTATTTGGCACAAATTAAAATGTAAAGATGAAGAAAACAAGATATAAGTATGCTCCATTTGTCTTGCAACAAACTAATTTGGGCAACATCTGCTATCATTGCTTACTAAATAATTTTAACAAGGCTGAGCCCAATATTTGAAGTGTATTGTTGAAAAGGGTGGTATATGCTTCAATTGTGGGAGCTGGTCTGTTCACTCCAACAGTGACGTGAATAGTGTAAATTTCGGTCTGTAGCTCCCTCTGGAGGTAGATATTCAAGACTTCACCCTGAATGTGTCAGTTGTGCTTCTACCATACAGTGGGCTTCttgtttgaaatgtcctctgaaaaACATTTTGGTatagtttattttctcccctctATTGTTGTCTTCCTATGGTGCATTTGACCTTTTGTCTCTCTTTGATAGGAGTGGGAGTTGGTAGTTTTGGGAAAGTTGAAGTGGAACCTTGCAGCAGTGACTCCACATGACTTCATTGAACACATCCT is from Carcharodon carcharias isolate sCarCar2 chromosome 13, sCarCar2.pri, whole genome shotgun sequence and encodes:
- the ccnd2a gene encoding G1/S-specific cyclin-D2a isoform X1; translated protein: MELLCCELETVRRALPDPRLLHDERVLHNLLALEERCLPACSYFKCVQQDIQPFMRRMVATWMLEVCEEQKCEEEVFPLAMNYLDRFLSIVPTTKCHLQLLGAVCMFLASKFKETIPLTAEKLCIYTDNSIRPRELLEWELVVLGKLKWNLAAVTPHDFIEHILKKLPLPKDKLHLIRKHAQTFIALCATDFKFAMYPPSMIATGSVGAAICGLQLDIGNSSLSSDNLTDLLAKITHTDVINLNPVVNQMPPKNTESPACQTSSLPLEAGTIADTAKGEMFIVMLSRKLQERIA
- the ccnd2a gene encoding G1/S-specific cyclin-D2a isoform X2; the protein is MELLCCELETVRRALPDPRLLHDERVLHNLLALEERCLPACSYFKCVQQDIQPFMRRMVATWMLEVCEEQKCEEEVFPLAMNYLDRFLSIVPTTKCHLQLLGAVCMFLASKFKETIPLTAEKLCIYTDNSIRPRELLEWELVVLGKLKWNLAAVTPHDFIEHILKKLPLPKDKLHLIRKHAQTFIALCATDFKFAMYPPSMIATGSVGAAICGLQLDIGNSSLSSDNLTDLLAKITHTDVDCLKACQEQIESLLVSNLRQIQQHQQQQDPSKRVDELDQASTPTDVRNVNL